Within the Nitrosococcus wardiae genome, the region ATCACCGGCAGCTTGAGTAGTAGTTTATCGAAGAGATGGTTGATCTTGCGTGAGCGCCGCCTGGCTTCGATAAGGCTATAAATGGCGACCCCCATGCCTCCAAAAATAGCCCACCACCACTCTTGAAAGAGGGCGGAAAGCTGGAGTACTAATAAGGTGAGGGCGGGGAGATCGGCGCCGAAATTCTGGAACAAGGTTTGAAATTGGGGGATAACGAAGATAAGCAAAATAGCGGTAATGATAAAAGCCACCACCACTACGGCGGTAGGATAGAATAGCGCTTTTTTTATCTTTCCCTTTATGGCCTCTGTCTTTTCTTTGTAAGTGGCGATTTTATCCAGCAATGTCTCAAGGGTACCGGACTGCTCCCCGGCATTGACCAGGTTACAAAAAAGGTCGTCAAACTGCCTTGGGTGTTTCTTGAGGGCTTCAGCCAGCGTGCCGCCACCCTCCACTTCCCCCTTGATATTTAGGACCAGCGCTTGCATGGAGGCGTTTTCATGGCCGCGACCTATGATTTCAAAGGCCTGAACCAATGGTACGCCCGCGGACATCATCGTTGCCAGTTGGCGGCTAAAAATAGCGATTTCCTTAGGGGTGATTTTTTTCTTGCCTCGGCTAAACAAAGGCGTGGGTTTTTTCCGGACCTTTAAGGGTACAATGCCTTGTCGCCGTAGATCGGCTTTCACCATGCTAGTGTTTTTGCCGTTCACCTCGCCTTTAACCCGCTGCCCCTGCCGGTTGGCGCCTTCCCAGACAAAAATCTGCTGCTTCGTGGCTGCTTGCGCCATCAGATTACTCCTTCGTCACGCGGTTGATTTCCTCTAAACTGGTAATCCCATCAATAACTTTTTTGAGCCCAGACTGGCGTAGATCGACCACTCCTTCCTTTTTAGCTTGCTCCGAGAGCTCCATGGAGTTGCCCCCTGCCATAATGATGCGCCCCATCTCCTCGGATACCGGCATGACTTGATAGATGCCCACTCGGCCCTTATAGCCTCCTGAGCAGCGCTGGCAGCCTACTGCTTTATAAATAGTGGGTGAGGCGTCGAGCTGGGCTTGGGTGAAACCTTCTTCTAATAAGGCTTCCTGAGGGATCTTCTCGGGAGCTTTACATCGGGAACAAAGGCGCCGTGCCAAGCGCTGGGCAATAATCAGAGAGACTGCCGAGGCAATGTTGTAGGAAGCCACCCCCATGTTTAATAACCGAGTCAGGGTCTGGGGTGCGTCATTGGTGTGGAGGGTGGAAAGCACCATATGACCGGTTTGGGCCGCTTTGATGGCAATTTCAGCCGTTTCGAGATCCCGAATCTCACCTACCATGATGACATCAGGATCTTGACGTAAAAAGGCTCTTAGGGCTCCAGCAAAGGTCAACCCTACCTTCGGGTATACGTTAACCTGATTAATGCCGGGCAGGTTGATTTCGGCCGGATCCTCGGCGGTGGAGATATTACGGTCCGCGGTATTAAGAATATTCAGCGCGGTATAAAGAGAGACGGTTTTACCGCTGCCAGTGGGGCCAGTAACCAGCACCATCCCGTAAGGCCGGTGGATAGTTTCTAGAAAGATTTGTTTTTGTTTTTCTTCATAACCGAGGGCGTCGATTCCCAATTGGGCGCTGGAGGGGTCCAGGATACGAAGGACGATTTTCTCACCAAATAAAGTAGGACAGGTATTGACACGAAAGTCAATTGCTCGGTTTTTGGAGATATTCATTTTCATGCGCCCATCTTGGGGCACGCGCCGTTCGGAAATATCCAAGCGGGCCATCACCTTAAGGCGAGCTGCTAGCCGGCTTGCTAGGCTTACGGGAGGGCAAACGACTTCCCGCAGCACCCCATCTTGGCGGTATCTAATCCGATAGATTTTCTCATAGGGCTCAAAATGGATATCCGAGGCCCCCTGATGAATGGCATCCAATAGGGCCTTATTAATAAAGCGTACTACAGGTGTATCATCGACGTCAGATTCGATAGAATTTTGCGGGGTCTCCTCTTCGCCCCCGGAAATGTCGAGATCATCTAATGCGGTATCATTCAGATCGGCAAGGGAAGTGTCTTGGGCCTCCATGGCCCGATCAATAGTTTGTGCTAGCTTATCTTCTTCAACGAGGATAGCTTCGGTATTAATCCCCGCGTGGAATTTAATTTCGTCTAATGCCTGGAGGTTGGTGGGATCGGCCACGGCAACGAACAGGCGATTCCCGCGCTTGAAAATGGGTAATGCTTGATGCTGGCGGATTAGTTTTTCTTCCACCAGGCCTTTGGGAAGGCAGTCCAAATCCAACGCATCGAGATCGAAGAGAGGAATGCCAAATTCCTGTGAGGCCGCTTGGCTAATATCCAGGCTTTTGAGTAGTTTTTGCTGGACTAAGTAAGTGACAAAAGGAATACTGGCCTTGCGGGACTGCTCATGAGCCTGCAGGGCATCCGCTTCGCTAAGTAGCCCATCTTCCACTAAACGGCGGGCCAGACCGTTCATTATGATCTGTGCTCCAGGGGTTGCCATATATTCTAATGTACCTCCAGTAGGGGGGATATTCCGTGGCGACAATCTCAATAATGGAAGGTCTCTGGGAGCGGATTCCCCATGCGACATTTAAAGATATCGCGAGTTTTGGCTAATTCTTGAGGTCGTTGGTAGAGATCAAAGAGCAAGAAGTGGCGAAAATCATGACTAAAAAACCGCTACAATGGGCACTTTACTTTCTTAAGGAGGCAAGCATGGGGCTGCGACGCAGGAAGGGGGCGCTAGGTCTTACTGCGCTATTGTTTTTAGGGGTGTTGGTGACAGGTTGTGGCCAAAAGGGGCCGCTTTATATACCAAAAGAGAAAGGGATGATGCAAAAGGCAATCTGATCTATGGACCATTTTCACTACCACGATAATACTTTATGGGCGGAAGAGGTTCCTTTGCCGGAGATTGCAAGCCGCTTTGGTACGCCTTGTTACGTTTATTCTCGATCCATGATTGAGCATCAATGGCAGGCATTCGACCAAGCTTTCCAGGAGTATCCCCACCGGGTATGCTACGCGGTGAAGGCTAACTCTAATCTAGCCGTTTTGAATATCCTAGCCCGTTTGGGATCGGGATTTGATATCGTTTCGGTGGGGGAACTCGAACGGGTGCTCGCCGCAGGAGGCGATCCTGGGCAAGTAGTCTTCTCTGGGGTGGGCAAGCGGGCTGACGAGATGCACCGGGCCCTTACCGCCGGTATTGCCTGCTTTAACGTGGAATCTGAAGCCGAATTAGCGCATTTAAACCACATTGCCGGGAAGTTAGGGCGGCGAGCGCCGGTGTCCCTGCGGGTAAATCCCGATGTGGATGCGCGTACCCATCCTTACATTGCAACGGGGCTGCGTGAAAATAAATTTGGCATAGAAATTGACCAGGCTCTAGAAGTCTATGCCCATGCTGTTACCTTGCCTTATATTGATATCCTCGGTGTGGATTGTCACATTGGTTCTCAGCTCACTTCTTTATCTCCCTTCTTGGCTGCTCTGGAACGGGTTTTAGCGTTAGTCGACCAGTTAGCTGAGCGGGGGGTTGAGGTCCGTCATATTGATCTTGGGGGGGGGTTGGGAATTACCTATCGGGATGAAACACCGCCTAGTCCGCAGCAATATGCCTCTGCTTTGCGAGAAAAATTGGCGGGAAGAAATTTGGAGGTTTGGATCGAGCCTGGTCGGGCCATTGTCGGCAATGGAGGGGTGTTGTTAACCCGGGTTGAGTATCTCAAACATACTCCCCAGAAGAATTTTGCCATTGTGGATGCGGCGATGAATGATCTGCTCCGCCCGGCGCTCTACGATGCTTGGCAAGAAATTATCCCGGTGACGATTGGCACCGATGGCCAGTCGCACTTCTTTGATGTGGTGGGGCCGGTATGTGAGACCGGCGACTTTCTCGGTAAACAGCGTCATCTTGCCCTCGGGGTTGGGACGTTGCTGGTGGCACGGGCCGCCGGGGCCTACGGCTTTACCATGAGCTCCAATTATAATTCTCGGCCACGGGCAGCTGAGGTGATGGTGGACGGCAGTGAGGCCTATTTGGTACGGAAGCGGGAAACCGTGGAATCTCTCTATGCCGGTGAATCGATCTTACCTGAATAGTGTGTTATTTATCATTTCCCTGTTAAAGAGCATAAAACAAGTAGTCGTGATGTCCTAGCCGTGAAACGTATCCCCGAGCCTGAATTAATGGAAGATGAGGCCCAAGCTCAGGCCTATGCTGAGGCTGATTTTTCCGAGCCCAACAGCCATTTTATAGAACTGCTGCAGGCGGCTTTTCCCCCTGGCACCATTAAAGGCCATGTGCTCGATTTGGGCTGCGGTCCAGGAGATATTACCTTGCGGGTCGCACAGGCCTGGCCTTCCTGTACTGTCCATGGCGTAGACGGCGCTGCCGCCATGTTGCAGCATGGACAACGAGCGCTTAGCCAAGCGGGGTTGGGGGAGCGGGTCCAGTTCATACACGGGCGGTTGCCAGAGGTCCGATTGCCCCGGGGGAAATACGATGTACTCATCAGTAATAGTCTGCTCCATCATCTGCTTGAACCGGCCGTTTTATGGGATTGCCTCAAGCGCTACGGCGCCCGGGGCGCGCCGGTTTTTATTATGGATCTCCGCCGTCCGGCCACCCGCCATGAGGTCAAGGCTTTGGTGGAACACTATGGGGTCGGCGAGCCGGAGATCCTGCAGCGAGATTTTTTCAATTCATTGCTGGCGGCCTTTGAGCCGGAGGAAGTCCAAGGACAACTGGTTCAAGCGGGGCTTGATTCGTTGCAGGTGGAGGTGGCGAGCGATAGACACTTGACTATTTCAGGTTTGTTGGCCCCTTCTTAGGGAGTGCAATTAGTTAGTTTTTGATAAATAAGCATAAAATGCGAATTGCCTTTACCAAGATGCAGGGTCTGGGCAATGATTTTGTGGTGATTGACACCATTTCCCAGCCATTATCTTTAACTGCTTCCCAGGTACGTCGGATTGCCGATCGCCGCCTAGGCATAGGCTGTGACCAAGTGCTGTTGGTAGCGCCGCCTCCCTCTCCGGAGGTTGATTTTGGTTATCGGATTTTTAACGCTGATGGGGGAGAAGTGGAACAGTGTGGTAACGGTGCCCGCTGCTTTGCCCGCTTCGTTCGGGAACAAGGCCTTACCGGTAAAGAAAGGTTGCAAGTCCAGACCGCTGGTGGCGTTATTCATTTGCACCTAGAGACTGATAAGCAGGTCACCGTGGATATGGGGGTGCCCCGTTTTGCCCCCGATGAGATCCCGTTTAAAGCAGACCATGAGGCAGACTATTACCTGTTGGAATTCGATAAACAGCGCGTAGAAATTGGAGCCGTATCCATGGGCAATCCCCACTGCGTGCTGCGCGTGCCAGAGATTGATACTGCCCCTATAGCCTACTGGGGACCTATACTGGAAAGGCACCCCCGCTTTCCCCAGCGGGTTAATGTGGGTTTTGTCCAAGTCATCTCCCCTGGCCATATCCGTCTGCGGGTCTATGAGCGAGGTGCAGGAGAAACCCCCGCTTGTGGAACTGGGGCCTGTGCGGCAATGGTGATAGGCCGACGGCGGGGCTGGCTGAGTGGGCAAGTTTATGTGGACCTGCCCGGTGGGCGTTTAGGTATTCACTGGGCGGGTGAGGGTCAATCTGTTTGGATGACAGGGCCGGCAGAAACCGTGTTCGAGGGGACTATCGAGCTATGAAAAAGAGAGCTAGAGCAAAAGAGGCGCCCAAAACTCAGCTAGAGGAAGAGCGAGGGCGTGAACAAGCGGTAGTGGAATACCTACGTACCCATAAGGATTTTTTTATTCACCATTCGGATCTTTTGAGTGAACTGACCATTCCCCACCCCAGCGGTGATGCCATTAGCCTAGTGGAGCGACAATTAGCACTGTTGCGAGAGCAGAACCGGGAGTTAAAGTGGCAATTACGGGATTTGATTGAAAACGCTACGGCGAATGATAATTTAAGCAAGAAAGTTCACCAATTCGCTCTGACAGTGCTGTCGGCGGCGACTCCCCAGGCCATGCTAGAAGCTTTGTTTTCCTCTTTGCGGACTGATTTCGAAGTCGATGTTATTGCATTACGGCTGTTTTTTGATGACCCATCCTCGCCGTCTCCTTTTTCGGATCATCCTGAAGTAGTGTTAGTTTCTCGAAATGCACCTGAACTGGAAGTGTTTAGCAGTATTTTGAAAAGCTCTCGGCCCATTTGTGGCCGGCTCACTGCAGAGCAGGGCGCATACCTGTTTGGGGACGCTGTGGAGCAGGCGGTGTCTTGTGTTCTGATTCCCCTCGGTGAGGAGCAGCGTAGAGGCTTGCTTGCTATAGGCAGTCAGGAGCCGAACCGGTTTCGTGCCGATCTAGGCACGATGTTTCTGGATTATTTGGGGGCTATTGTGGAGCGGGCTTTGCATCGTCATTGGACATAGCAGACCATGGAAGAGGAACAGCAGACTTGGATTCAGCGCTTTCTCACCCATCTCCAGTATGAGCGGGGTCTCTCAGGGCAAACTATCGTCAGTTACCGCCGTGATCTTGCAAAGGTGGTTGCTTTTTGTGATCGTCATGGAATCCGGGGATGGGGAGAGTTAGATGCCCAAAAAGTCCGGGCACTGGTGGCTACCCATCACCAAAAGGGGCTTTCTGGGCGTAGTATCCAGCGTCTATTATCGGCCCTCCGCAGTTTTTCCGCCTATCTGCAGCGGGAAGGCGTTATGAATAATCACCCGGCACAAGGCGTTTCTGCACCGAGAGGGAAGCGCCAATTGCCCCGTACCCTCGATGTGGATCAAGTTGCCCAATTATTGAACGGGAAACCTAGCACAGAGCTGCTGCTTCGCGATCAGGCCATGCTGGAGTTGTTCTACTCCTCCGGGCTCCGATTGGCTGAGTTGGTGGGGCTGAACTTGAGGGAATTAGATCTAGAGGCCTCCTTAGTGCGGGTCGTGGGTAAGGGTGCCAAAACCCGGGAAGTCCCCCTCGGCCGGCAGGCGAAAGCAGCTCTCTTGGCTTGGCTTCCAGTGCGGGCGGCATGGACCCGTCAAAACCAAGACGCCGTCTTTGTGTCTCGGCGAGGCCGCCGTCTGTCGCCCCGTGCGGTACAGAAACGGCTGCGTATTTGGGGGTTGCGGCAGGGACTCGATGTGGCTATCCATCCCCATCGCTTGCGGCATGCTTTTGCGTCCCATTTACTGGAATCCAGTGGTGATTTACGAGCCATACAGGAATTGCTGGGTCATGCCGATATCAGTACGACACAAGTTTATACGCATTTAGATTTTCAGCATCTCGCTAAAGTTTATGATCAAACCCACCCTCGGGCTAGGAAAAAGTATTAACTGGTCACAGTTTGGCTCCAGGATCTGAAAAAATAGAAGTTGCAACCGATACAAGTATAAGTTCCACAAAGATGATTTAAAGAAATGGGTGGGCTTTGATAGGTAGTCGAAGCGGATAGCCACCCGTTGCGCTTGTTCAGCTATTAGGGATCCACAGAATGACGGTTGCCACTCGATTTGACGAACTCAAAGCTATGGGGGATCTGCCCTCTCCTTCTGGGGTTGCCCTAGAGATTATGCGCCTCACCCAGCGCGAAGATACCTCCATACAAGATCTGGCAAAGGCCATTCAGACCGATCCGGCCCTTTCGGGAAGGTTGCTTAAGCTAGCCAACTCTGCCTATCTGGGAGTCCGCCGCCCTGTGATTGCCATCGAAGATGGCATAAGACTGCTGGGGATGCAAGCCATTCGGCATTTTGCCCTCGGGATCTCCGTGCTCTCCAATTGCGGCCATGGCCGCTGTGAAGGGTTTGATTATCTAAAATTTTGGTCCCATTCCTTGGCCACTGCTCTTGCTGCCCAAGCACTTGCGAATTTGGACCGTGCTGTGGCCCCAGAAGAGGCCTTTACCTGTGGTTTACTCGCGCGTGTGGGCAAGCTGGCTCTGGCAAGCATCTATCCGGATGGCTATACGGCCGTCCTGTTGTCAATTCCCCATGAAGATGAGCAAGCCCTAATCGTTTGTGAACAAGAGAAATTTGCCACTGATCATAGGGAATTGACCAGAGCGCTTTTGGAAGATTGGGGCTTGCCTGTTATCCATGTGGATGGGGTCGCCGCGAGTTATCAACTTGGGCTAGAGGATTTGGAGGACAATTCGCGGGTACAGCGGCTTGCCAGGCAACTCCATCTTGCCGGCCGGATGGCTTGGCTTTGTGTTGCCCAAACCGTTGATCAGCCCCATTGCTTGGCCCATTTGGAGGAGCTTGCCCCCAGCTTAGAATTAGACAAGGTGCTTGTAGGTCAATTGCTCGAAAAGGTGACCCAAGAGTGGACCGAGTGGGGGCGGTTATTGGATGTGCCTACCCAGGAAGTTCCCTCTCTAGCCGAGCTCAAAGAGGGGCTTCAAGCGAAGATGAGGCTGCAAACCTCCCTCCGGGAGGTTGAGTTTCTCCCTCTTAGGATTTTACTGGTTAGCGATGATGAATTGAACCTTAAGCGGCTTTCCGGCTGGCTTGAGGGCATGGGGCATTCAGTGACTAGCGCCGGTGAGGCGAGTGAAGGACTTTCCCTGGCTTTGAGCAAGCAACCCCAAGTGGTCATTTGTGAACGGCGCATACCGGGGATGGATTGCTTGGAGTTTTGCCAGAGCTTGCGGCAAACCAAGTTTGGCCAACAAGTTTATATTATCGTGTTGACCTGTTCGGAGAATGGAGATGACGCCATCCAGGCTTTCGAGGCAGGGGCTGATGATCATCTTGCAAAGCCTTTGAGTCCTAGACTTTTACAAGCCCGCCTTTGGGGTGGGCAGCGCCTTATTCGACTTCGGCAAGAAGTGGAGCGGGAGCGGGAGGCCACCCGCCGTTACCTAGCTGAACTCGCTGTCGCTAACCGGCGTCTGGAACAGATGGCGATGACTGATTCGTTGACTGCGCTGCCTAATCGCCGTTATGCAATGGAGCGGATGGAGCAGGCATGGGCTGAATATCAGCGTAATGGAACCTCCTTATCCTGCTTGGTCGTAGATTTGGATTTCTTTAAACAGATCAATGACCATTATGGTCATGATATCGGCGATGGCGTATTGCGAGAGATTGCCAATGTGCTCCGCCATTCAGCCCGTAGCAGTGATGTGGTCTGCCGCTTAGGTGGCGAAGAGTTTTTCGTCATCTGCGCCAATACCACGGCTGCCGAAGCGTTGCAGGTGGCCGAGCGATTACGCCGTGCTGTAAAAAGCCATCGCTGGACCGTGCCGGGTTTCGATGGGGACTTAAGTATTAGTATAGGTCTGGCGGCAAGTTTAGAAGGGATGAAAGAATGGGATGATCTTTACCGCCTGGCTGACCAAGCCCTTTATAATGCCAAACACAAAGGCCGAGACCAGATTTGCATGGCGCGATCGCCAGCGCCAGATGAAAAAGATTGATTTGTTTCTAAAACCCTGAAATTAATTTCATCCTTTCTGTTCTATTACCCTGCCCTATCTTTAATGCCCTAGCTCTGTCTGCGCAGGCAATCAAACTTACCCCTTCGCCAATTATTTTCTCTCCTCACTTTTCTTTATTAATCCCCTCTGTACTCCATAATTAACCATTTCTTAACATTCCTTAAAAAGGGTTTATGGGGATTTCCCTGTCCCCTGGCTCCACGCCACCGGCTTGCTCCAGAAATACTTCAAAACTTTCGCTAAAGTACTTAAGCAAAATGCAAACAAAATGTCATCAATCATTCATAATTTTGTCATCTTTGTTTTTTACCATGTCGCTTCTTTCAATTCAGGTGTCAACAACGCTGGATATTTAATGATTCCTTTTTCTTCTATTGCTGCAGCATTGCCTAGAGTCGCATTTTTAGTCGGATGCTTCCTGCTTTGGAGTGGTGTCCAGGCGGATAGCCTAGACAATTTGGCAGAGGAGCTTATCCGCATGCGCAGCGAAGTTGAAGAGCTGCAGAGTCAGCTTGATCTAGAAAAAGAAAAACATAAGAACCGCATGGAGGTTTTGTCCTCTCAGTTGGCTGAGTTGAGCACTGAAAACCGGCGTTTGTCTTTATCAGTGGAGCAATTGCATCAAACTTTTGAAGAACACAGGCAGCAGCTAAGTCATAGACAATCAGGGGAGACGGAACTTTTACCAGTCATGCTTAAGGCAGTTGATTATCTGCAAGATTATGTACGGACTGGACTCCCGTTTAAAGTCGAGGGTCGTCTGAGGGAACTAGAACAATTGCATACTCAATTGAAGACCGGTGTTTTAGACCCGAAAAAATCTGCTAACCGCATTTGGGCATTTATTGAAGATGAAGTCCGGCTGAGTAAAGAAAATGGAATCTACCGCCAAACCATTCAACTGGACGGTGAAAACAACCTCGCTGAGGTGGCTAAAATCGGCATGATGTTGCTCTTTTTCCAGACCGAGGATAGCCGGGTGGGAATGGCGCAACAGGACAAAGATCATTGGCGTTTCGTGGTAATGGACACAGAACAAGACCGCAAACATATTGTTCAGCTTTTCGATTCCCTCAAGAAGCAAATCCGGCAAGGATATTTTGAATTGCCTAACCCCCTCGAGTCATGATGAGTATTCGGTCTTTTTTTATCTGCCTGATGATGCTATGGGTCATCGCTAACAGTGCTGTGGTCCAGTCCGAGGACAATTCTTCTATCCCTAGAGTTGCCGGACAGCCGGAGGAAAACTCCCCTGAGCAATCGTCATTACCTGCTCAAAAACCTACTGAGTTAGAAACCTTAGAAGCAGCCTATAAGCGAGAATTTGCTTTCCTCCAATCTCAAAAGCGGGAACTCGAACAGCGCATCGATAATTTTCGTCAAAAGAGTCAAGCTAGCGAGCGGCAATTGGAAGGAAATATCCGCTCCCTAGAGCAGAAGAATGTCTCTTTAACCGCCGAGGCCGACCGCCTGAATCGAAGTATCGAGCAGGTGGAACGGCGTAGCGAGGCCGCCCGGGAGCGCAACGAATTGTTGCAAATGACCTTTAAGCAAGCAAACGCCACTTTGGAAAGTTATGGTTTCAAGCTTCAATCTCAGGCCCAGTTTGAGCAGGCCGCTCCAGAGAAAAAACTTGCATTTTTGTTCGGGCAAGGTCTGAGACTGTTGCGCCAAGTGGGACAGGTCCAACGGACTCAGGATAAATTTTTTCTTGGCGATGGCACGGAAGCCGAAGGAACAGTGATTCGTTTCGGTAATATTGCTGCTTACGGGGTAAGCCCTCAGGGCGCCGGTATTCTTGTGCCTGCCGGCGGTGAACAGTTCAAGATGTGGTCGCAGCCAGCTCCGGAAGTGGCCAAGACATTGGCAGCAGGGCAACAACCGCCGACTCTGAAAATCTTTTTATTCGAATCCCAGGATCAAGCCATTGAGGAGAAAGCTGAAAAAACCCTCTTAGTGACCATCAATGAAGGGGGGCCGGTTGCTTGGGTGATCATGGGACTGGGAGGAGTGGCGTTATTGCTGATACTTCTGCGGGTACTGTTCTTAAGCGGAGCAAGCGCCAATACCCGTCGCTTGACTCAGCAAGTCAATGATCTTATCCAACAGGGAAAGCATCAGCAGGCCCAAGAACTTTGCCAGCAGACTCGGGGGGCTATTGCCCGAGTAATGGCGGCAACTATTCGTAATTTGGATCGGGACCGGCCTCATTTGGAGGACATCATCTCCGAGGCTATTTTGCATGAATCAGCCCACCTTAATCGCTTCGGATCGGTGATTTTGATCATTGCTGCCATTTCGCCGCTCCTGGGGCTATTGGGAACAGTGACCGGCATGATTTCCACCTTTGATATTATCACCGAATTTGGGACCGGCGATCCTAAACTCCTGTCCAGTGGTATTTCCATTGCCTTGATCACCACCGAAGTCGGCTTGGCGGTGGCTATTCCTACCCTGTTCGTGGGTACGCTCCTGTCGAGCTGGGCGGAACGAATCAAGGATAACATGGAAAAGGCCGCCTTGCGCGTCACCAATATTTCCCAAGTAGATAAAAAAGTAGAACCGGCATCGGCGGCAAGCGCCGAACCTGAAGGTCCTCTCGCCTACTCCGCAGTGTGATTCATAGGCTTAACGAAGCGATGAATTTTTCCGAGATTTGGGAAGCAGGGAGTCATTTCTATCAAGCGGGCGGCTATGTGATGCCTCCCTTGATGGTGGCGACCTTACTGTTGTGGTTTGCTATCGGTTATCGCTTTTGGATCTTGCGCCGAGGGACCGTCTTGAGTGTGAGGGAATGCCTCTGTCGACTCCAGGAAGAGCCCCACCATCAGCCTCAGGGAATGATTGAGCACATGATTGTCCAGGGGTTGGCCATTGCTAGAACCCGTCCGCCTTATTTGCGGCGTCATCTAGACGAAGTATTTGCTGCTCAGGAGCAAGAGCTGAAGAAGTTTGCCACGCTCATCCGAAGTATCGTGGTGATTGCGCCTCTGCTCGGGCTTTTGGGAACGGTGGTGGGCATGATTGAAACTTTTGAATCCTTGGCGGATATGGCCCTGTTCACCCAGTCAGGAGGGATTGCAGGAGGAATTTCTCAAGCCCTGTTTACAACCCAGATGGGATTGGTGGTCGCTATTCCAGGATTACTTATCAAAGGACTGCTGGATAGGAAGCAGAAGCAGTTAGAAATGGAATTTGCCCAGATTAAAGACCTACTTTGCAGTGACACATTTTCATCAGCCACTCAGGCAGCATCTAATTTCTAGTTAAATATGCGATACCGGGAACGCAAAGAAGATTCCAGCACCATCGATATCTCGCCGCTTATCGATATCGTGTTTATTTTGCTGATTTTTTTTATGGTCAGCACGACCTTCATCAAAGACATGCAGCTGGAGCTGAATCGACCCAATGCCTCCAGTGCTTCATTGGCTTCCACCAAGGCGATTCGCCTTTACATCGATCAAAGTGGCGAAACCTATCTCGATGGCGAGCCCATCCGCTTGTGGCTAATCCAAAGCAAGCTCAGGGATATGCTTAAAACCACGACCTCAAAAACCGTGCTCGTGGTGACGGACGACGGGGTGCCTGCCGGTAAGTTGGTGGAGGTTGTGGATCAAGCCCGCCTGGCTGGCGCCCAGGATGTAGGGGTGGCCACCGAGCGAGAAGCGGGTTGACGGGATGGGCAACGATGAACAGTGGGGCAGGGAAATACCTGGCGGCGGTGATTTCCATGATGGTAGGGGGCACCTTGGTCTTTGGGTTAGTGATTTTGATGAATCGTCTTGCCCCCCAAGTGGAAAAGCCGCCAACTCCGGAAGCGAGAAATTTAGCGGTAGTTAAGCAACCTAAACCCAAACCTAAGAAAGAGATCAAGCGGCAAAAGCCTAAACCTAAACCGAGGCGCGTCACCCCGCCTGCTCCTTTGGCAGGACTCGATTCCGCCCTATCTGGTATTGACCTGGGACTGCCTGGTTTAGCGACTGATGATTTGAGCGATCTCAACGATCAACTCCTGGGCAATACCCAAGTGGGGGTGATGACGGAGGATTCAGTGGATGTTCCGCCCCGCCCTCTATCTCGCGGATCGTTTAAATATCCTCGCAATGCTAAAAAGCGAGGCATCACCGGGTATGTGGTCCTTTCCCTGTTGATTGACGAAGATGGAGAAGTGGTCCAAGTGAAAGTCTTGGAGGCCTCTCCGAGCGGGATTTTTGATGCTTCGGCGGTGACCGGGATTAAGCAATGGCAATTTGAACCAGCGAAATATCAGGGCAAGAAGGTAAAAACCTGGGCCAAACAGAAAATTAAATTTGATTTGGGCTAATGCGAGTAGCGCTTTGACCATGTGCCGGAATGCAAATTGAGCATGAGCAGAAAGATTTCTCCCCTCTCTATGTTGGTCCTGCTAGTGGCGGTGCTGTGGCTCGGGGTGACTTTTAGCCTTGCCGCCAAGG harbors:
- a CDS encoding diguanylate cyclase, whose product is MTVATRFDELKAMGDLPSPSGVALEIMRLTQREDTSIQDLAKAIQTDPALSGRLLKLANSAYLGVRRPVIAIEDGIRLLGMQAIRHFALGISVLSNCGHGRCEGFDYLKFWSHSLATALAAQALANLDRAVAPEEAFTCGLLARVGKLALASIYPDGYTAVLLSIPHEDEQALIVCEQEKFATDHRELTRALLEDWGLPVIHVDGVAASYQLGLEDLEDNSRVQRLARQLHLAGRMAWLCVAQTVDQPHCLAHLEELAPSLELDKVLVGQLLEKVTQEWTEWGRLLDVPTQEVPSLAELKEGLQAKMRLQTSLREVEFLPLRILLVSDDELNLKRLSGWLEGMGHSVTSAGEASEGLSLALSKQPQVVICERRIPGMDCLEFCQSLRQTKFGQQVYIIVLTCSENGDDAIQAFEAGADDHLAKPLSPRLLQARLWGGQRLIRLRQEVEREREATRRYLAELAVANRRLEQMAMTDSLTALPNRRYAMERMEQAWAEYQRNGTSLSCLVVDLDFFKQINDHYGHDIGDGVLREIANVLRHSARSSDVVCRLGGEEFFVICANTTAAEALQVAERLRRAVKSHRWTVPGFDGDLSISIGLAASLEGMKEWDDLYRLADQALYNAKHKGRDQICMARSPAPDEKD
- the dapF gene encoding diaminopimelate epimerase, coding for MRIAFTKMQGLGNDFVVIDTISQPLSLTASQVRRIADRRLGIGCDQVLLVAPPPSPEVDFGYRIFNADGGEVEQCGNGARCFARFVREQGLTGKERLQVQTAGGVIHLHLETDKQVTVDMGVPRFAPDEIPFKADHEADYYLLEFDKQRVEIGAVSMGNPHCVLRVPEIDTAPIAYWGPILERHPRFPQRVNVGFVQVISPGHIRLRVYERGAGETPACGTGACAAMVIGRRRGWLSGQVYVDLPGGRLGIHWAGEGQSVWMTGPAETVFEGTIEL
- a CDS encoding DUF484 family protein; the encoded protein is MKKRARAKEAPKTQLEEERGREQAVVEYLRTHKDFFIHHSDLLSELTIPHPSGDAISLVERQLALLREQNRELKWQLRDLIENATANDNLSKKVHQFALTVLSAATPQAMLEALFSSLRTDFEVDVIALRLFFDDPSSPSPFSDHPEVVLVSRNAPELEVFSSILKSSRPICGRLTAEQGAYLFGDAVEQAVSCVLIPLGEEQRRGLLAIGSQEPNRFRADLGTMFLDYLGAIVERALHRHWT
- a CDS encoding DUF3450 domain-containing protein, translated to MLQKYFKTFAKVLKQNANKMSSIIHNFVIFVFYHVASFNSGVNNAGYLMIPFSSIAAALPRVAFLVGCFLLWSGVQADSLDNLAEELIRMRSEVEELQSQLDLEKEKHKNRMEVLSSQLAELSTENRRLSLSVEQLHQTFEEHRQQLSHRQSGETELLPVMLKAVDYLQDYVRTGLPFKVEGRLRELEQLHTQLKTGVLDPKKSANRIWAFIEDEVRLSKENGIYRQTIQLDGENNLAEVAKIGMMLLFFQTEDSRVGMAQQDKDHWRFVVMDTEQDRKHIVQLFDSLKKQIRQGYFELPNPLES
- the xerC gene encoding tyrosine recombinase XerC encodes the protein MEEEQQTWIQRFLTHLQYERGLSGQTIVSYRRDLAKVVAFCDRHGIRGWGELDAQKVRALVATHHQKGLSGRSIQRLLSALRSFSAYLQREGVMNNHPAQGVSAPRGKRQLPRTLDVDQVAQLLNGKPSTELLLRDQAMLELFYSSGLRLAELVGLNLRELDLEASLVRVVGKGAKTREVPLGRQAKAALLAWLPVRAAWTRQNQDAVFVSRRGRRLSPRAVQKRLRIWGLRQGLDVAIHPHRLRHAFASHLLESSGDLRAIQELLGHADISTTQVYTHLDFQHLAKVYDQTHPRARKKY